The Petrotoga sibirica DSM 13575 nucleotide sequence AGTTCTACCGTGAACAATAATATAATCAGAACCTGCTTCTTGGACTGTTTGAGCCACTTCTTCTATATTTATTTGATCGTATCCTAATCTTACCTTTACCCCTACGGGCAGATCAATACTCTTTTTAAGAGCAAAAATGATATCTCCCAATAATTTTGGATTTTTCAATAAAGCCGCCCCTGAACCTTTTTTCACCACTTTATTAACAGGGCAAGCAGCGTTTATATCGATCCAATTAGCTAAACCTTGGACAGCTTTAGCTGCTTCAACGAATTTTGTTGCGTCGTTGCCAAAAAGTTGCACACCTATATTATTTTCACCCTGTTGGGGAAGCATTTTTTTAACCTTTTCATTTTCCCTTATTATGGAATCTACTGAAATCATTTCAGTAAAAGTAAAATCCGTTCCAAATCTTCTGCAAATCTCTCTAAAAGGATAATCCGTATAATCCGCCATAGGAGCTAAACCGATTTGATTTTCTAACATCCACTTACTCCTCCTGA carries:
- a CDS encoding tRNA dihydrouridine synthase; translated protein: MLENQIGLAPMADYTDYPFREICRRFGTDFTFTEMISVDSIIRENEKVKKMLPQQGENNIGVQLFGNDATKFVEAAKAVQGLANWIDINAACPVNKVVKKGSGAALLKNPKLLGDIIFALKKSIDLPVGVKVRLGYDQINIEEVAQTVQEAGSDYIIVHGRTRPQMYSGIANREVMKRLKKKIRIPLGASGDVFSKKDIDDYLLKYGADFVLVARGAIGNPWIFTKNNYNPTLDERIDTCLEHLELMIEFYGSEVYAVKKFRKVLMKYFSGIEGAKEVRRNLHLLLSYNDVAELINKTLKH